The nucleotide window AAAAATTATCCCAACGATAAAATCATTGTTGAGATGTCCAATAGCTGGTCGAAAGGCGCTCGAAAAAAGCAGTGGAATAAAACTTTTATAGCTTTTTTAGACAAAAAAGGAGCTCTAAATAAAATTGATTATTTTGCCCCGCATTTTTATGATGCAGGGGGGGAGCAATATGACAACTCGAGCCAGATGGTTACAAAAATTCTAAAAAATAATGTAACTAACTTCGAAAATGCAATCATGTCAAATTTTCCTTCTGGTTTTCAGCCTAAGTTATTCTATACCGAATATGCCTGCGTTTTAACTTCCTTGGATAATAAAAATTATAGCACACAACTTCATGGATTGTTAACATTAAATTATTTTATGCGATTTTACGCATCTCCGAATATAGTTGGGATCATACAACATGCGTTTACTACTATAAAAAATGCATTCTTCTATGCACCTTCCCTGACTAGTCGGTTTGATTATATAACTGAAAAAAACAGCAATTCAGATATATTTTCTTATATCCCCCCTCAATCAGAAGCCGTTAAATTATTTTATAATACTTGTGCTGATAATGTTGTTAGTTTTTATTCGACTGATTCATATTTGTTCCTATGCACTGAAACAAATAACCAATTCAAAGTTCAAATCTTAAATTTTGAGGACAATCCTGCGGATGTTGATCTAAGTAGTATTTCGTCTAATATTGGAAGCAAAAAAGGCTTGGTTAATACATATATTTTTGACGATTTAAACGCCCACTATTGGAACCCTGAAAAAAATGTTAAAAAATCAGAATTAAATTCAAATAAGATATCTGTGCCAAAACATTCATTTACTTCAATCGTTTACTGATTATTTTTCTCGGAATTTACGTGAGAATTGTAATCTTTGTCGGTGGTGGAATCGGAGATGTATTAATGACAACTCCAATGTTCAGAGCCATCAAGAAAAAATATCCTGAATCAAGAGTTGTTGTAACTGTTATGGGGTCAAGTCAAGCTACAATTCTGCTTAATAATTCTAATGTAGATTTCATTATAAATCTAAAGAGTCCTAAGTGGTCAGGTGCGTTAGGATTTATTCGATTATTATTATTTTTTAATAAAGAGAAATTTCAGTACAGTTTTTTAAATCATATTGCAGAAAGAAGAAAATATTTTTTACTTTCTTTTCTGTCAGGTACAAAAAACAGGGTCGGTTTTAATAGATCTAAAGTTGCTAGGGAAAAGACCTATTTTCTATTTGTCAAATTACTAAATCAACCGATTAACTATAATTTTAATTCTAAATTAAGAACTGAATTAAATTTGGAACTCCTTAAAGTGCTCGATATTCGAGATAACGATATTTCCTATGATTTACCAATAACAAAAAAAATTATTAAGAAGAAAAGAAAAATTATAGGGATACATCCGGGCAGTAATACCGGTGGTGAATTAAAAAGATGGCAATTTGAAAAATTTGATGAATTGTGCAAAAAAATCAACGAGGCTTTTGGTTTTAGTATTAGATTCTTTATTGGTCCCGAAGAGGAATACCTCTCCAAGAGAATTAATCCTAAGTATGAACAAATTATAAATGTAAGCTTACTGGATGCAATAGATAAAATAGCAGAGTGTGATTATTTTATTAGTAATGATAGTGGATTAGCTCACATCGCGGCAGCTTTTAAAGTTCCAACTATTGTACTCTTTGGCCCAACGCTGAAAAACGAATATATTCTGCCGACGAAGTATATTGCAATTGATTCTGGAGAGCTTGAATGCAGACCCTGCTTTCACCTTAGAAAGCCTTGCCCAATTGATCAGTTATGCCTCAAAAATATTACAGCTGAAGAAGTGTTTTTTAAGTTTGCCAAATTAATTGAAGCTTAGCTCACCATTGCTTAATTAAATAAATTTTATTGTTTTTTTTAATTGTAACTTGAGATTTAAAATCATTTGAAGTATTTTAATTAAGTATAAAAATTGTAATAGTCAATCAAACCCAGGTTTTAGAAGTTTAAATAGGAGTATTAATCGTGAAAAATTCATGTTTTATTTTGGTCATTTTCATAGTTTTGACATTGTTTACGAGTTCTACATACTCGCAGTTTTCAACACAATACAAAACAGAAAACGTATTTATCGTAGCTATTGACGGATTAAGATATACAGAAGGGTTTGCTTCCGGGAATACATACATTCCATTTCTATGGGATAGTTTAGCTCCTAAGGGAACAATTTATACAAACTTTTACAACACTGGAGTTACAACTTCTAATTCTGGACATTCTCAAATTACTAACGGAGTAAGACAGTTATTGTTGGTCAATACAAACTCAAGAAACCTGCCGGAAGATAAATCAAATATGTGTCCCTATGATTTAGAATACTCAACGATATCCGAGAAGAATCAAAATCCATCCCCTGATAATATAAGTATAGATACAGATTTAAGACCCACAGAGCCAACTGTTGGAGAATATTATCGTAAATTCAAAGGCGCACCAAAAGAAAAAGTTTATTACATAAATGGACATAGCAGAATATGGCGTAACCCGGTAAGCCTTTTCCCTGGTTATGGACCGGATTACGCACCGGTTGTCGTTCCCGTATATAGCGACCTTGAAACTCTTGATACTGCGTTTGCCGTGATTGAGCGTGATCACCCGCCTCTTTGTTATGTTCTTTTTGGTGAAGTAGATGCTGCCGGACATTCAGGTGATACCACAAGATATCTTGGACAAATAATGCAGGTTGATTCACTCATATTTCAACTCTGGCAAAAAATTCAATCGGACTCCGTTTATGCGAACAAAACAACAATGATAATAACCACCGATCATGGGAGACATGATGAACAACATGGAGGGTGGAAAAGCCATGGGGATCAGTGCGGAGGCTGCAGGCACGTTTTTCTAATTGCGCTTGGACCTGATATCAAACCAAATACAATTATTGAAGATGTACATGATCATGTTGACATCGCCCCAACCGTTGGGGAATTATTGAAATTCCCGACCCCTCTTGCGCAAGGAAAAGTTTTAAGTGAAATGTTAGTCTCCAAAAGTCTAACTAATCATTCAGTAACTGGATATCCAGATCAAGTATCTTCTGTAATAAATTTAAGCCGGACAGGAGGTTTTTCACGTTCACCTTCTATTACAAAGAATAATAATGGTTTGCATGTAGTTTTTTCAGATAATAATAATGAAAAGAGTGAAATCTATTATACTAAAAGTACTAATAGTGGAACTAGTTGGAGCAGTCCTCAAATAATTTTGACAGATCCCAATCCTTCTGGATACGAATTAGAACCGGCTATTACATCTGTTGACAGTAATAGTTTATATGTTATCTCGTCCGGTTACCATTATTCGCCTACCGAATCAACTTATCTCTGGCTTTTAAAAGGAATATTAAGCGAAAACTCCGGCTTAACCTGGAATACAGAATCAGTACTTGATACTCAGTTAACCATTAGTTCAAAACCAACAGTTGTGTCAACAGGAAAAAATATCACAGCGATTTCAACCGTATCTCATTCTTTGAAAAGTGTGGTAAGTACAGACGGTGGTCTGACATTCAGTTCTTCCGTTCTAGTTTCAAAAACGGGATTTCCTCAAGTACCTACGGCGACATATATGAAATCAACTTGTTACTCCGTGTGGCAAAATGTTTCATGGTTTGAACCCTATTGGAAACTCTGGTTTGGAAATCAGCCGTGGCTTGAGGAAACTGCAGTTACTCCAAACGTAACAGATAGTTATCCCTATTTTCCTTCAATTAGCAGCGATAATGCCAAGCGGATTCACTTAGTTTATTCTTATGCTTATATCCCTGATTCATTAGCACCGGTAGAATGGCGGATAGATTATCTGAGAAGTCTGGATTCCGGTAAAACCTGGCAGAACCCAAGTACAATTTCTGGTTTAACAAACTCTTTTCTGCCTAAAATAAAGATTTCTGATAATGGAAAAGTTTGTGCAATATGGTCTTCGTTTACCAACAATAAATGGAGTATTCGGGGTTCTTATTCCACTGATGCCGGAGTTAGTTGGGTTGAGCCTTTTCAGATTACACAGAAGCAGGAGTTTTCACTGTACAGTGACTTTTATATATCTAAAGATACTTTATTTGTGGTCTGGCAGAATTTTAGCAGAGGAAATTGGGAATTATTATTCACTAAGTATGTGTTGAATAGTCCAAATGAAATGAATAAAATCCAGAATAGTGAGTCGCCAATTGTATTTTCACTTGATCAAAATTATCCAAATCCGTTTAACCCAAAGACAAATATTCGATTTCAATTGCCAAAGGATTCTTTTGTCAGTTTGAAAATTTTTGATTTACTGGGAACAGAAGTATCAACTTTAATAAATGAGGAACAATCAGCAGGAATTCACGATATAGATTTCAATGCTTCTGACTTACCCAGTGGAATATACTTTTATAGAATTCAAGCTGGCAATTTTATAGATACAAAAAAACTAATTTTGCTGAAATAGTATCAAATGATTTAGATTTAAGACAGGATCTTTTTTTTCTGCGAACCGATTTTTTAAAATGGACTAAGTGTTTTTTATTCATTTTATTAATGTGGAATTGTCCGAACTTAGTCGAAATTTGATTTAACTTTATTAGTGAATAATTAGGACTTTTTCAATTGGAAGGACATTGAGTGTGGTTTTGATTGATTTTCGAAAAAAATGAGAAGGAAAAAAGACTACTTACAAAATAGCGTTCCTCACAAATTTTTTAATTTCTTCTTAAATCTGTATATTTTCAACTGTTATTTATAAAAAATTAGTGACAAAGCAAAATACCTCCATTCGGATTTTGATTTAGAATATTCCAATTTGAAATAGATTTTCTCTTTTCTCATTTTTTTGACTTATTTCCACTATAGTTTTCGTAAAAAAACGTATTAATGGTCACTAATACAGACAAGCTAAAAATACTTTACATAATGGGTGCCGGTAGAAGTGGAAGCACCATCTTTGGTATTTTATTAGGAAATATGCCCTGTAATTTTTATGGCGGAGAACTTCATATGTGGAATTTGCATGCTGGAAATGCAAATAACGAAAGAATTGAAGTTAAAGCTTTTTGGGAAAGAGTAAAGCTTGAAATGCCCGAAGTTGAAAATTATTTTGGTGATAAATATTATAAGTATTTGGAATATCACAGTTCTTTCCTTTTTTGTCCCTGGCTTACAAAAAAAAAACTTATTTCGGAATACCATGAGTTTAATAGACAGCTTATTTCATCAATCAAAAAAGTAGCTAATAAAGAGTATGTGATTGACTCTTCACACTATCCTTTTCGGGCTTTATGGCTTAGTAAAAATAAAAATATTGATACACATTTTATTTATTTATATCGGCATCCATTTAATGTGGTTGAATCATTTAGTAAAAAAAATATAGAACACAAATCAAAAAACCCGGTTTCCGCAAATATCTATCTATTTTTTGTAACTCTTCTTTCTTTAATTGTGTACTTCTTTCTTCCTAAAGGTCAAAAAACTAAAATTAGGTATGAAGATGTAATTACAAGTCCTGAATTAGTAATAAATAAGTTCAATAAATTACTTAACGTACAAAATACTGTTATAGATTTTGATAGATTAAATATTGGATATGTTTTCCAGTCTAATCGTATTCGCCATTTTGAAACAATAGCTTTGAAACCAAAAGAATCAATGAACAAACTTAGTCTGTTCTGGAAATGTTTTACAGTAATTTGTCAATTCCCTTTTTTACTAATCAATAAACGTACAAAAAATATATAGGGAAATTTTTAGTATACAAATGTCAAATAGTAAAAAACAAATTTTAATCGCTCATCAATCTACAATTCCACATTATCGTGTTGCTTTCTATGAGGCAGTTGAAAGGCTTCGACCTCGATGGTGGGAGTTTACTGTGATGTATGACAAAGAAGAGGCTGATAATTTTTTTTACATGTCTTCAAACATTAAAAACTTTAATTTTCAGGTTAAGGAAACAAAAAGCTATACTCTGAACATTTTAGGAAGAAGATTAATTTTTCAAACATTTCCTTTCACCTCCATTAAGTATGATCTTTTAGTTGTTGGAAATGCCATGAATAATATTGCCTATCCCATTTCGTTTATTAGAAAGTTATTTGGCAAACCTATTGCATACTGGGGTCATGGTCGCGATGTTTTTACGTTAAAAAAGAGTTTGTTAAAAAGGATGACCGATGGATTCAAGATGATACTCTCAAATTTAGCTGATGGTTTCTTTGCTTATACAGAGGGCGTTAAAAAATACCTTGTACAGGGCGGCATTACTCCAAATAAGATTTTTCCTCTTTATAACACTATTAACATTGAAGAGAAACGAAAAGAATATGAAATAATCCTGCCAGACCGGGAAGCACTACGTATTAAAATGGGAGTTAATTCTAAAAAGGTATTGCTAATGGTGGGGAGGCTGACTAAAGAAAGGCGGATGGGATTTTTTCTTGAGTCATATAAACATTTATTATCAATTGATAGATCCTATAAATTATTTATTATCGGCGGTGGAAATAAAAAAATTGTTGAAGAATTCCAGAATCAATTTGGAAAAGAATTTGTCGAATTTCTTGGAGTGGTCCCTGACGAAGAAATCGCAAAGTATTATGTAGCTAGTGATTTATTCGTTTATCCCGGCTCAGTTGGATTAGCACCTTTACAGGCGCTATGCTATAGTCTTATACCAATTGTTATAGATTCAGACACACATAGCCCGGAATTTGAATATTTAAATAAAAGCAATTCTATTATACTTCCTAAAAATACTGATGCAATAGACTATGCAAACACAATTAAATCATTTATAGATAATAAAGAAGAATTAATTAAAATACAAAATCATGCTTGGGATTCTATTAAACACCTAACGATAGAAAACATGGCAAGAAATTTTATAAGTGGAATTAATTTTATACTGGACAAAGAAAGGAATAGTAGTAGCGGTTATGGTAATAAGTCATAAATATAAATATCTCTTTGTAGAGTCACCAATCACGGGCTCAACTGCGATAAGTGCAGAACTTCGTGAAAAGTATGATGGAAAAGAAATATTAAGAAAGCATTCCAGATATTATGAATTTCTAAATGTAGCAGGAAAAGAAACTGCAAATAACTATTTTATTTTTTCAACTATTAGGAACCCCTTAGATGCTCAAGTAAGTGCTTATTTCAAATATAAAACAAATCACCAAAATAGATTTACTATTCCCACGGAATGGAAGAGATATGGCGGTAGTTTATCTGAGAAAGACTTAAGAATCTACAAATATGTAAAAAAACATAATTTGGATTTTAGTGGTTATTTTAAGAAATATATAAAACTGCCTTACGATACTTGGGCAAGACTTTCACATAAAAACTTTAATTACCTTATCAGGTATGAAAACATTCAGCAAGATTTTTCAGAAGTGCTTAAAAGAATCGGAATTCAACAAGATAGACCCCTACCTGAAAAAAACAAAACCACAAAAGATAAAAATTTTCTGGAAATCTATGATCCATCCATCCGACAAAGAGCGGTAAATATTTTCGGACCTTTCATGAAAGAATGGGGGTTCGAATTCCCAAAAGAATGGGGAGAAATAAAAATCTCACCTTTCGCACAAATTGAATACGAAATTGTTGGTTTTATGAAGAGTATCTATTGGAGGCTTACTCCTAAATCAAACGCAGTACAACGTAAAAAATTGTTGGGGGAACTTCAACAATTAAAGATCCATTCATAAAATTATTATAATCACTTAAAGGATTAAATTTGAATATCTCAATATTTGGACTAGGGTATGTTGGTTGTGTAAGTCTTGGTTGTTTAGCCCAAAATGGACACATTGTTATCGGTGTAGATGTTAGTGAAACTAAAGTTGATTTAATCAATAGCGGAATTGCTACAATCGTTGAAAAAGATATTGATGAAATTATAAGAGCTCAGTTTAATTCGGATAAAATTAGAGCAACTATGGATCCGAAAGAAGCAGTCCTGAATACCGAGATATCAATCATTGCCGTAGGAACTCCTTCTTCTGTAAATGGTCATCTCATACTTGATTATATTTATAAAGTTGTCGAAAATATTGCAGACGCATTAAAACAAAAAAATGGATTCCATGTGATTGCTATCAGATCAACTGTGCTTCCCGGAACTTGTGAGAAAGCTGCTAAAATGATAGAGAAAATTTCAGGCAAAATATATAATAAAGACTTCACCGTTGTATCGAACCCCGAATTTCTTAGGGAGGGTACGGCGGTTAACGATTACTTCCATCCCCCATACACACTGATTGGATCTGACAGCAAATCAGGCTCAGAAAAAATGTCTCAGCTCTACAGTGAAATTGACGCAGAAATTGTAGTTACTTCTATAAAAGAAGCGGAAATAATTAAATATGTAAATAATACCTTTCACGCTTTAAAAGTCAGCTTTGCAAATGAAATAGGAAATATATGCAAAACACTTGGGGTTGATTCACTTGAAGTAATGAAGATTTTTATTAAAGACAAACAATTAAACATTTCTCCTTATTATTTAAGACCGGGTTTTGCGTATGGTGGTTCCTGTCTGCCTAAAGATCTTAAAGCACTTCAAACTTTAGCTCATGATCTATACCTCGACACTCCTGTTATTCAGAGTATAAATAAAAGCAACGATATTCAAATTAAAAGAGCAGAAAAAATAATTACAAATTGCAACAAAAATAAAATTGGGATTTTGGGATTAAGTTTTAAGGAGGGAACGGATGATCTTCGAAACAGCCCTTCTGTTAATTTGATTGAGACTCTTCTTGGCAAAGGATTTACAATAAAAATTTATGACAAAAGTGTTCAGTATTCTCAATTGACCGGAAGAAATAAAGACTATATAGACCAGCATATCCCCCACCTTGCTAAACTAATGGAAAGTGACGTTGAACACTTGATCATGAATAGCGAGTTATTAGTAGTTTCGACACGGGAGAAAGAGTTCGATGAAATCCTAAGTAATATTCAGGATAAAAAAATAATTGACCTTGTTGGTCTTGATAAAGAGTTTCTAAATAAACCTAATTATTTCGGAATCAACTGGTAGTTTGTGATAAAATTTCCTCCTAAATACTCTTTATTCGGTGTTGATTATTCAGCGACTAACTATGAATCTGCAAGCGATTTAATCATCCAAATGGCAATACAAAGAACGAGTTTTGCGGTCTCTGCTCTTGCTGTTCATGGGCTTATTACCGCAGTTCGGGATATAAAACTAAAATCAGTGATCAAGAAAATAGATATGATTGTTCCTGACGGACAACCAATTCGCTGGGCGCTTAATAGCTTTCATAAAATAGGACTAAAGGACAGAGTTTACGGACCAACATTAACTCTTTATGTTCTGAAAAAAGCAAATGAAAAGAATTTGAAAATTTATCTTTATGGCAGCACAAAAGAAACTCTTAATAAATTTTCTTTATTTATAACACGAAGTTTCCCCAATGTAATAATTTCAGGAATTCATGTCGATCGTTTTAGAGAAGCAACCCCGAAAGAAAACGAGGAAGATATAAAAAAAATTAATGCTTCAGGTGCTAACATTGTTCTTGTTGGAAGAGGTTGTCCAAGACAAGAGATTTGGGTCGCTGAACATCAAGGCAAAATACAAGCCGCAATGATGGCTGTGGGTGCCGCTTTTGATTTTCATGCCGGAACAGTAAAACAGGCACCCAAATGGGTTCAGGATTACGGCTTTGAATGGTTGTTCAGGCTTATTCAAGAACCAAAACGATTGTGGAAACGATACTTAATTACAAATAGTTATTTCATTTTATTATTTTTTAAAAACAAATTTATTCACAGGAGCTTTACTTAATGAAAAAAATGATTGTCACCGGTTCAAGCGGATTAATTGGAAGCGAAGTAGTTACATTTTTTGCTCAACGGGATTGGATGGTATTTGGAATTGACAACGACATGCGCGCAGATTTTTTTGGACCAACCGGTGATACAAGATGGAATCAAAAAAGACTTTCAGAACTATACAAAAATTTTAAGCATAATGAAATTGATATTCGCAATAGGGAAGCAATACTTGAATTTGTCAAGACAATTAATCCGGATGCAATAGTTCATACTGCAGCACAACCAAGCCATGACCTTGCTGCTTCCAGACCTTTTGATGATTTCGATGTTAATGCTGTTGGTACGTTAAACCTACTCGAAGCTAATAGAAGAACTAACCCTGAAATACCATTTATTTATATGTCAACTAATAAAGTTTACGGTGACGCACCCAATGAACTTAATCTTGTTGAGTTGGAAACACGCTGGGATTATGCTGATAAAAATTTTTATAATGGAATTAAGGAGGATTTTAGAATTGATCAGTCCAAACATTCGCTTTTTGGAGCCTCAAAGGTTGCCGCTGACGTAATGGTTCAGGAGTATGGAAGATATTTTGGGATGCCGACTTGTTGTTTAAGGGGAGGATGCCTAACGGGTCCTAATCACAGCGGTGTGGAACTACACGGATTTTTAAGTTACCTGATAAAGTGCAATGTTGAAAAGAAAAAATATAATATTTACGGTTATAAAGGCAAACAGGTACGAGATAATATCCACTCGCTTGATGTCGTGCGTTTTATGAATGAATTTCTGAATTATCCCCGGGTTGCGGAAGTTTATAACCTCGGAGGTGGACGAGACAATTCTATCTCAATACTCGAAGCATTTTCAATGATTGAATCTATTTCCGGGAATGCAATGATATATGAATATTTTGACCAAAATAGAATTGGTGACCATATATGTTATATATCTAATCTTCAGAAAATGAAAGAACATTACCCCAATTGGGACATAACAAAAGACTTGAAAACTACATTTCAGGAAATTTATGAGGCTTGGGGGAAAAAAATAATTAAAAATTAAAATTCCTAGCCAGATTTTCAAAATAGATTTAGGGGACAGTTCAGATTAAATTCTTCATTTTATTTTCTGATAAATAGAAATATCTTAGATTAAGTTACCAGATTGCGACACATAATCTTAAAAATAGATTTTTTTATTTATTCTTAGACTTGGATATTATTCAAAGCTGTAAATATTACAAATTTTTACTTTTTGAGACTTATAATTATCTAATTCTGACTAAAATATTGCCTGAAATTGATATTTTTTAGGTATGATAATTGATTAAATTATTTTCTAATTCGGAGTGACATAGCTCTTCGCCAAATAATTTGACCTAAAAAAGAATTATAAAATTTAGATGTTACAGTACCAAAAATCGTTACGATATATTAGGCTCTTACTCGACATATCCACAATTGTACCCGCATACTTTATCACCGTTTGGATGGAATTTTATCCAAAGACACCTGTATTCAGCTATAAAATATTTTTCATATTAATTTTTCTTGTCTTAGTTTGGCCGGCCTCAGCAA belongs to Ignavibacteriales bacterium and includes:
- a CDS encoding glycosyltransferase family 9 protein, producing MRIVIFVGGGIGDVLMTTPMFRAIKKKYPESRVVVTVMGSSQATILLNNSNVDFIINLKSPKWSGALGFIRLLLFFNKEKFQYSFLNHIAERRKYFLLSFLSGTKNRVGFNRSKVAREKTYFLFVKLLNQPINYNFNSKLRTELNLELLKVLDIRDNDISYDLPITKKIIKKKRKIIGIHPGSNTGGELKRWQFEKFDELCKKINEAFGFSIRFFIGPEEEYLSKRINPKYEQIINVSLLDAIDKIAECDYFISNDSGLAHIAAAFKVPTIVLFGPTLKNEYILPTKYIAIDSGELECRPCFHLRKPCPIDQLCLKNITAEEVFFKFAKLIEA
- a CDS encoding UDP-glucose/GDP-mannose dehydrogenase family protein, producing the protein MNISIFGLGYVGCVSLGCLAQNGHIVIGVDVSETKVDLINSGIATIVEKDIDEIIRAQFNSDKIRATMDPKEAVLNTEISIIAVGTPSSVNGHLILDYIYKVVENIADALKQKNGFHVIAIRSTVLPGTCEKAAKMIEKISGKIYNKDFTVVSNPEFLREGTAVNDYFHPPYTLIGSDSKSGSEKMSQLYSEIDAEIVVTSIKEAEIIKYVNNTFHALKVSFANEIGNICKTLGVDSLEVMKIFIKDKQLNISPYYLRPGFAYGGSCLPKDLKALQTLAHDLYLDTPVIQSINKSNDIQIKRAEKIITNCNKNKIGILGLSFKEGTDDLRNSPSVNLIETLLGKGFTIKIYDKSVQYSQLTGRNKDYIDQHIPHLAKLMESDVEHLIMNSELLVVSTREKEFDEILSNIQDKKIIDLVGLDKEFLNKPNYFGINW
- a CDS encoding sulfotransferase, with translation MVTNTDKLKILYIMGAGRSGSTIFGILLGNMPCNFYGGELHMWNLHAGNANNERIEVKAFWERVKLEMPEVENYFGDKYYKYLEYHSSFLFCPWLTKKKLISEYHEFNRQLISSIKKVANKEYVIDSSHYPFRALWLSKNKNIDTHFIYLYRHPFNVVESFSKKNIEHKSKNPVSANIYLFFVTLLSLIVYFFLPKGQKTKIRYEDVITSPELVINKFNKLLNVQNTVIDFDRLNIGYVFQSNRIRHFETIALKPKESMNKLSLFWKCFTVICQFPFLLINKRTKNI
- a CDS encoding NAD-dependent epimerase/dehydratase family protein, which codes for MKKMIVTGSSGLIGSEVVTFFAQRDWMVFGIDNDMRADFFGPTGDTRWNQKRLSELYKNFKHNEIDIRNREAILEFVKTINPDAIVHTAAQPSHDLAASRPFDDFDVNAVGTLNLLEANRRTNPEIPFIYMSTNKVYGDAPNELNLVELETRWDYADKNFYNGIKEDFRIDQSKHSLFGASKVAADVMVQEYGRYFGMPTCCLRGGCLTGPNHSGVELHGFLSYLIKCNVEKKKYNIYGYKGKQVRDNIHSLDVVRFMNEFLNYPRVAEVYNLGGGRDNSISILEAFSMIESISGNAMIYEYFDQNRIGDHICYISNLQKMKEHYPNWDITKDLKTTFQEIYEAWGKKIIKN
- a CDS encoding WecB/TagA/CpsF family glycosyltransferase, which gives rise to MAIQRTSFAVSALAVHGLITAVRDIKLKSVIKKIDMIVPDGQPIRWALNSFHKIGLKDRVYGPTLTLYVLKKANEKNLKIYLYGSTKETLNKFSLFITRSFPNVIISGIHVDRFREATPKENEEDIKKINASGANIVLVGRGCPRQEIWVAEHQGKIQAAMMAVGAAFDFHAGTVKQAPKWVQDYGFEWLFRLIQEPKRLWKRYLITNSYFILLFFKNKFIHRSFT
- a CDS encoding T9SS type A sorting domain-containing protein, producing MKNSCFILVIFIVLTLFTSSTYSQFSTQYKTENVFIVAIDGLRYTEGFASGNTYIPFLWDSLAPKGTIYTNFYNTGVTTSNSGHSQITNGVRQLLLVNTNSRNLPEDKSNMCPYDLEYSTISEKNQNPSPDNISIDTDLRPTEPTVGEYYRKFKGAPKEKVYYINGHSRIWRNPVSLFPGYGPDYAPVVVPVYSDLETLDTAFAVIERDHPPLCYVLFGEVDAAGHSGDTTRYLGQIMQVDSLIFQLWQKIQSDSVYANKTTMIITTDHGRHDEQHGGWKSHGDQCGGCRHVFLIALGPDIKPNTIIEDVHDHVDIAPTVGELLKFPTPLAQGKVLSEMLVSKSLTNHSVTGYPDQVSSVINLSRTGGFSRSPSITKNNNGLHVVFSDNNNEKSEIYYTKSTNSGTSWSSPQIILTDPNPSGYELEPAITSVDSNSLYVISSGYHYSPTESTYLWLLKGILSENSGLTWNTESVLDTQLTISSKPTVVSTGKNITAISTVSHSLKSVVSTDGGLTFSSSVLVSKTGFPQVPTATYMKSTCYSVWQNVSWFEPYWKLWFGNQPWLEETAVTPNVTDSYPYFPSISSDNAKRIHLVYSYAYIPDSLAPVEWRIDYLRSLDSGKTWQNPSTISGLTNSFLPKIKISDNGKVCAIWSSFTNNKWSIRGSYSTDAGVSWVEPFQITQKQEFSLYSDFYISKDTLFVVWQNFSRGNWELLFTKYVLNSPNEMNKIQNSESPIVFSLDQNYPNPFNPKTNIRFQLPKDSFVSLKIFDLLGTEVSTLINEEQSAGIHDIDFNASDLPSGIYFYRIQAGNFIDTKKLILLK
- a CDS encoding glycosyltransferase family 4 protein, with the protein product MSNSKKQILIAHQSTIPHYRVAFYEAVERLRPRWWEFTVMYDKEEADNFFYMSSNIKNFNFQVKETKSYTLNILGRRLIFQTFPFTSIKYDLLVVGNAMNNIAYPISFIRKLFGKPIAYWGHGRDVFTLKKSLLKRMTDGFKMILSNLADGFFAYTEGVKKYLVQGGITPNKIFPLYNTINIEEKRKEYEIILPDREALRIKMGVNSKKVLLMVGRLTKERRMGFFLESYKHLLSIDRSYKLFIIGGGNKKIVEEFQNQFGKEFVEFLGVVPDEEIAKYYVASDLFVYPGSVGLAPLQALCYSLIPIVIDSDTHSPEFEYLNKSNSIILPKNTDAIDYANTIKSFIDNKEELIKIQNHAWDSIKHLTIENMARNFISGINFILDKERNSSSGYGNKS